The Mammaliicoccus sciuri genome window below encodes:
- a CDS encoding YibE/F family protein — MTTFILASILLILMIIVGGKKGFRSFVTLFLNLLTLFIALLLIIYKAPIFIVLIIFCLIITCINLFYINAYNTKTVAAFFATIISTLILIGLIYFIVDISMLQGFTEEEQDETYIFSMNVGINYAELMVFTVVLAVIAAVIDLTISISSPMYELYEAHPKISLQQLFKSGLTIGRDILSTTTNTIYFAYIGGQITLFFWFGKLNYTFGEIINAKIFAAEIITILLGGIAVSIAIPITSFITVRLIKKQQHKI; from the coding sequence ATGACGACATTTATTTTAGCCAGTATATTACTCATTCTTATGATCATCGTTGGTGGAAAGAAAGGATTTAGATCGTTTGTAACGTTATTTCTAAACTTATTGACGTTGTTTATTGCGTTATTACTTATCATTTATAAAGCGCCTATATTCATCGTATTAATCATCTTCTGTTTAATTATTACGTGTATTAACTTGTTCTATATTAATGCATATAATACTAAGACAGTTGCTGCCTTTTTCGCGACTATTATATCTACACTTATCTTAATAGGATTAATCTATTTCATTGTAGATATTTCAATGTTGCAAGGGTTCACTGAAGAAGAACAAGATGAAACGTATATATTTTCAATGAATGTAGGTATAAACTATGCTGAACTCATGGTATTTACAGTTGTATTAGCCGTAATCGCAGCAGTGATTGATTTAACAATATCCATTAGTTCTCCAATGTACGAACTATATGAAGCACATCCAAAAATATCATTGCAACAACTATTCAAGTCTGGCTTAACAATAGGAAGAGACATCCTATCAACAACAACCAATACAATTTACTTCGCCTATATAGGCGGACAAATCACGTTATTTTTCTGGTTTGGTAAATTAAATTACACATTTGGCGAAATAATCAATGCGAAAATATTTGCAGCTGAAATCATAACCATATTATTAGGCGGTATCGCTGTAAGTATCGCCATCCCAATCACCTCGTTTATCACAGTGAGATTAATAAAAAAACAGCAACATAAAATATAG
- a CDS encoding YibE/F family protein, translated as MNDKIKQQLTKPFNVAILTFIVCVVIAYIFTQHNAQYYKTPIGQITDITHQSSQTTIDQNKNKDTLHKEQIHLEIQNGQHKGDRITVPHKYTDSLTDSEKYHVNDQVLLSYKGKEDTAIIKGLKRDGAVTLMTGLFLLTLLIVGRKSGLYSIISLIINVTVLLLMIDYFMKHHNHHFFILMTATVIFSTIVSLLLVSGFKRRTFVAIISTLLGTFLSIGIAQLVMMFTNGDGVKYETMSFLTIQPTQIFLASVLIGSLGAVMDVAITLTSSLYEIKAQHPEISLKQLRQSGTNIGKDIMGTMTNILFFAYLSGSIPMIILYFKNSNTVTYTLSMNWSLEITRALMGGIGIVITIPITIFVAMMFMQREEAK; from the coding sequence ATGAATGACAAAATTAAACAACAATTAACGAAACCATTTAATGTTGCGATACTCACATTTATTGTATGCGTTGTAATAGCCTATATATTCACCCAACACAATGCGCAATATTACAAAACACCAATTGGTCAAATTACGGATATTACACATCAATCTTCACAAACAACGATTGACCAAAATAAAAATAAAGATACGTTACATAAAGAACAAATCCATTTAGAGATTCAGAACGGTCAGCATAAAGGAGACCGCATTACGGTTCCTCATAAATACACGGACTCTTTAACGGATTCTGAGAAATACCATGTAAACGACCAAGTCCTTTTATCCTATAAAGGTAAAGAAGACACCGCTATTATAAAAGGCTTAAAACGAGATGGCGCTGTCACATTAATGACTGGTTTATTCTTATTAACTTTACTTATCGTCGGTAGAAAATCAGGGCTATATTCCATTATTTCACTCATTATTAATGTCACAGTTCTACTATTGATGATTGATTATTTCATGAAACATCATAATCATCACTTCTTTATATTAATGACGGCAACAGTTATATTCTCAACAATCGTATCCTTACTGCTCGTTAGTGGCTTTAAACGGAGAACTTTTGTTGCGATAATTTCAACTTTATTAGGTACATTTTTAAGTATCGGTATCGCTCAACTCGTCATGATGTTTACGAATGGTGACGGTGTTAAATATGAAACGATGAGTTTCTTAACGATTCAACCGACACAAATATTCCTTGCGTCTGTACTAATAGGCTCGCTCGGTGCGGTTATGGATGTTGCTATTACGTTAACAAGTTCCTTATATGAGATTAAAGCACAACATCCCGAAATTTCATTGAAACAATTGCGTCAATCAGGCACAAACATTGGTAAAGATATTATGGGTACAATGACGAATATCTTATTCTTCGCTTATTTATCTGGTAGCATTCCGATGATTATTCTTTACTTTAAAAATAGCAATACAGTCACGTATACCTTATCCATGAATTGGTCATTAGAAATTACGAGAGCACTCATGGGCGGCATTGGTATTGTGATTACGATACCTATCACAATATTTGTTGCGATGATGTTCATGCAACGAGAGGAGGCTAAATAA
- a CDS encoding DNA-3-methyladenine glycosylase: MDFINRTTEEIAADLLCVKIIHETDDIVYTGYIVETEAYIGKHDQAAHSFNGRNTKSVKSLYCEGGMIYAHSMHKQLLINFVTQVEGEPQGVLIRAIEPEHGIEQMALNRNAKAGIELTNGPGKFTQAMQISKALDGTKLNDNSLKIDTTNRRYPKHIERSARIGVPNKGIWTDKPLRFTVAGHPYVSKARKRDSLPCAETWK; the protein is encoded by the coding sequence ATGGATTTTATCAATAGAACGACTGAAGAAATTGCTGCTGACTTACTTTGTGTCAAAATCATTCACGAAACAGACGATATCGTATATACAGGTTATATCGTTGAAACGGAAGCTTATATTGGCAAACATGATCAAGCTGCCCATTCATTCAATGGCAGAAATACTAAAAGCGTGAAATCTTTGTATTGCGAGGGTGGAATGATCTACGCACACTCTATGCACAAACAATTACTGATTAACTTTGTTACACAAGTTGAAGGTGAACCTCAAGGTGTCTTAATTAGAGCGATAGAACCTGAACATGGTATTGAACAAATGGCACTGAACCGTAACGCCAAAGCAGGTATAGAATTAACAAATGGACCTGGCAAATTCACGCAAGCGATGCAAATATCTAAAGCATTAGACGGCACTAAACTCAATGACAATTCCTTAAAAATTGATACAACAAATAGAAGATACCCTAAACATATCGAACGTTCAGCAAGAATCGGCGTCCCAAATAAGGGCATCTGGACTGACAAACCTTTACGTTTCACAGTAGCAGGACATCCTTATGTCTCAAAAGCTAGAAAACGCGATTCACTACCTTGTGCTGAAACATGGAAATAA
- the gltC gene encoding glutamate biosynthesis transcriptional regulator GltC, which produces MEIKQLIYFRKVALREHISEAALELEIAQSAVSRQIANLEKELNTTLFLREGRNVKLTDSGELLLTQTNRILNLIEETKDLFIHQEHSDRRSINLAYTESYVSQALPAIIKTYERDFKLEVRPMMMTPLEIEEGLLSHQIDVALCELTPKLTNNKHTIKHTLFEETYNLYVHNNNDLSMNPKPPLSQLSQQYIYHFNTLPDQISQLIRKHASQKTYPISNFALLRQTLLSEKGVLIVPDYLSNGIENEQLTKIPLTHTELKRTINIVYQDNNQNNKLKTFIEHTRSLLQRQATYH; this is translated from the coding sequence ATGGAGATAAAACAATTAATTTATTTTAGAAAAGTTGCTTTAAGAGAGCATATTTCAGAGGCTGCGCTCGAGCTAGAGATTGCCCAATCTGCAGTCAGTAGACAAATCGCAAATTTAGAAAAAGAATTAAACACGACGTTATTTTTAAGAGAAGGTAGAAATGTAAAATTAACGGACAGTGGTGAACTCTTACTTACACAGACAAATAGAATTTTAAACTTAATAGAAGAAACGAAAGATTTATTTATACATCAAGAACATTCAGATCGACGTTCTATTAATCTCGCTTATACAGAAAGTTATGTATCACAAGCGTTACCGGCTATTATTAAGACTTACGAGCGAGATTTCAAATTAGAAGTTAGACCTATGATGATGACACCACTTGAAATCGAAGAAGGTTTATTATCTCATCAAATAGATGTCGCGTTATGCGAACTTACACCGAAACTTACAAACAATAAACATACTATTAAACATACACTATTCGAAGAAACATATAATTTATACGTTCATAATAACAATGATTTATCAATGAACCCTAAACCGCCTTTATCACAATTGAGCCAGCAATACATTTACCATTTCAACACATTACCTGATCAAATATCACAATTAATACGTAAACATGCATCACAGAAGACTTACCCAATTTCAAATTTTGCGTTATTACGACAAACATTACTTTCTGAAAAAGGCGTACTCATCGTGCCTGATTATTTAAGTAATGGCATTGAAAATGAACAACTTACAAAAATCCCGTTAACACATACCGAACTTAAAAGAACGATTAACATTGTTTATCAAGACAATAATCAAAACAATAAATTGAAGACTTTTATTGAACATACACGTTCTTTATTACAAAGACAAGCAACGTATCATTAA